From Lycium ferocissimum isolate CSIRO_LF1 chromosome 12, AGI_CSIRO_Lferr_CH_V1, whole genome shotgun sequence, one genomic window encodes:
- the LOC132039717 gene encoding VQ motif-containing protein 11-like, giving the protein MASSSHTLHNQNNNQPNNVVMNISCASPSSNNNNSTTFVQADPSNFRSIVQKLTGHDESSCHPIGKSNFGKKGPPQRSIFKLHERRHSARKLENIFTNKILSSPNYSTSRQRSNFLASPVSPLEMLTRGISPRSPMEEEKEEERAIAEKGFYLHPSTPRGSQPPQLLPLFPLQSPTATHHSSS; this is encoded by the coding sequence ATGGCTTCTTCTAGCCATACACTACATaaccaaaacaacaaccaacccaataatGTTGTGATGAACATCTCATGTGCTTCTCCATCTagtaacaataataatagtACTACTTTTGTCCAAGCTGACCCCTCTAACTTCCGCTCCATCGTCCAAAAACTCACCGGTCATGATGAATCTTCATGTCATCCCATCGGAAAATCCAACTTTGGCAAGAAAGGTCCTCCTCAACGATCGATATTTAAGTTGCACGAACGAAGGCATAGTGCAAGAAAgcttgaaaatattttcactAATAAAATTTTGTCATCACCTAATTATTCTACGTCTAGGCAAAGAAGTAATTTTCTTGCATCTCCAGTGTCCCCTCTTGAAATGCTGACACGTGGAATAAGTCCAAGATCAccaatggaagaagaaaaagaagaagaaagagctATTGCTGAGAAAGGATTTTACTTGCATCCAAGTACTCCTAGAGGTTCTCAGCCACCTCAACTCTTGCCTTTATTTCCACTTCAATCTCCTACAGCTACacatcattcttcttcttag